The Kineococcus rhizosphaerae DNA window GCGGGAGCGTTCCTCCTTCGGGAGTCCTGGCTGGTGCTGCTGGTCGCTGCACCTCTCGCGCTGGTCCTCACCCAGTTCGCCTTCCTGGGCCACGACGGGGCGCACAAGCAGATCTTCGCCTCGCACCGCGGCAACGAGTGGGCGGCCCGGATCTTCGCGGCGCTGCTGACGGGACTGAGCTACGGCTGGTGGATGGGCAAGCACACCAAGCACCACCAGGCCCCCAACGCCCGCGGGATCGACACCGACATCGAGTCCGAGGTCGTCTCCTTCCACGCCGACGCCGCATCCGGTCGCCGGGGCGTCCTGCGCTGGGCCACCGCGAAGCAGGGCTACTGGTTCTACCCGCTGCTGCTGCTCGCCGGGCTCAACCTGCACGTCGACTCCACGAAGTCGCTGATCAGTGGCCGCCGCGCCAAGAAGCGCTGGATCGACGCCGCCTTCGTCCTCCTCCACTGGGGCGTCCACCTGGCCGCGCTCGTGCTGCTGCTCGGGCCGGCTCGCGGTGCCGCGTTCTTCGGCGTCCACATGGCCGCCTTCGGCCTCTCGATGGGCGGGGCCTTCGCGCCCAACCACGTCGGCATGCCGATCGTGGCGCGCGAG harbors:
- a CDS encoding fatty acid desaturase family protein — protein: MPLTTATPMTESVSDPVQPPPVRARRSTPYAMLTAAVQEAGLMRRRTGHYWWRIVFTTVAFLTVVAGAFLLRESWLVLLVAAPLALVLTQFAFLGHDGAHKQIFASHRGNEWAARIFAALLTGLSYGWWMGKHTKHHQAPNARGIDTDIESEVVSFHADAASGRRGVLRWATAKQGYWFYPLLLLAGLNLHVDSTKSLISGRRAKKRWIDAAFVLLHWGVHLAALVLLLGPARGAAFFGVHMAAFGLSMGGAFAPNHVGMPIVARETKVDFIRRQVLMSRSISGGWFVDLFMGGLNFQVEHHLFPAMPRPNLRAVQPFVRRFCTEHGIDYTETSLPQAFKDIVTYLNDVGLAARDPFRCPLVSQLRAG